In the Rattus rattus isolate New Zealand chromosome 18, Rrattus_CSIRO_v1, whole genome shotgun sequence genome, one interval contains:
- the Cdk1 gene encoding cyclin-dependent kinase 1 — translation MEDYIKIEKIGEGTYGVVYKGRHRTTGQIVAMKKIRLESEEEGVPSTAIREISLLKELRHPNIVSLQDVLMQDSRLYLIFEFLSMDLKKYLDSIPPGQFMDSSLVKSYLYQILQGIVFCHSRRVLHRDLKPQNLLIDDKGTIKLADFGLARAFGIPIRVYTHEVVTLWYRSPEVLLGSARYSTPVDIWSIGTIFAELATKKPLFHGDSEIDQLFRIFRALGTPNNEVWPEVESLQDYKNTFPKWKPGSLASHVKNLDENGLDLLSKMLVYDPAKRISGKMALKHPYFDDLDNQIKKM, via the exons ATGGAGGACTATATCAAAATAGAGAAAATCGGAGAAG GGACTTATGGTGTGGTATATAAAGGTAGACACAGAACTACTGGCCAGATCGTGGCCATGAAGAAAATCAGACTTGAAAGCGAGGAAGAAGGAGTGCCCAGTACGGCAATCCGGGAAATCTCTCTGTTAAAAGAACTTCGACATCCAAATATAGTCAG CCTGCAGGATGTACTCATGCAGGACTCCAGGCTGTATCTCATCTTCGAGTTCCTGTCCATGGATCTCAAGAAGTACCTGGACTCTATCCCTCCTGGCCAGTTCATGGATTCTTCGCTCGTTAAG AGTTACTTGTACCAAATCCTCCAGGGGATTGTGTTTTGTCACTCCCGACGAGttcttcacagagacttgaaaccTCAAAATCTATTGATTGACGACAAAGGAACAATCAAACTGGCAGATTTCGGCCTTGCCAGAGCGTTTGGAATACCGATAAGAGTGTACACACACGAG GTAGTGACGCTGTGGTACCGATCGCCAGAGGTGCTGCTGGGCTCGGCTCGCTACTCCACCCCGGTTGACATCTGGAGCATAGGGACCATATTTGCAGAGCTGGCGACCAAGAAGCCGCTTTTCCACGGCGACTCCGAGATTGACCAGCTCTTCAGGATCTTCAG AGCTCTGGGCACCCCTAACAACGAAGTGTGGCCAGAAGTAGAGTCCCTGCAGGACTACAAGAACACTTTCCCCAAGTGGAAGCCGGGGAGCCTCGCGTCCCACGTCAAGAACCTGGATGAAAACGGCTTGGACTTGCTCTCG aAAATGCTGGTCTACGATCCAGCCAAACGAATCTCTGGAAAAATGGCCCTCAAGCACCCGTACTTTGACGACTTGGACAATCAGATCAAGAAGATGTAA